The Bacillota bacterium genome contains a region encoding:
- the yjjW gene encoding YjjW family glycine radical enzyme activase, giving the protein MWCASQATWCGEKTWSAWAGIRWTIMPWRRWSAWVCSGAGPTVDMSGLIAGWQPLGLVDGPGCRFVLFFQGCNMFCPTCHNPHTRQLCVGCGNCVAVCPGGALKLEGGQLRFDAETCEACERCVDVCVHSANPRARRMTVADVVEMVRPYKPYLAGVTLSGGEVTCQPRFARKLLLALEGELALAGLLDSNGLATREVWDQLLPAAEGVLLDIKAVEPELHRQLTGTELAPVLASLKYIHGQGKLVEVRHLLIPGFTAGEEHFRKLCALVREMTPQPPLRLLAYSNLRADKEIPALSQEELASWQERAREAGIERVI; this is encoded by the coding sequence ATGTGGTGCGCATCACAGGCTACCTGGTGCGGCGAAAAGACCTGGAGCGCATGGGCTGGCATTCGGTGGACGATAATGCCGTGGAGACGGTGGAGCGCCTGGGTGTGCTCCGGCGCCGGGCCAACAGTTGATATGAGTGGATTAATTGCCGGATGGCAGCCACTGGGCCTGGTGGATGGCCCAGGCTGCCGCTTTGTCCTCTTTTTCCAGGGCTGCAATATGTTTTGTCCCACCTGCCACAATCCCCACACACGTCAATTATGCGTTGGGTGCGGGAATTGTGTGGCGGTGTGTCCTGGGGGCGCCCTGAAGCTTGAGGGCGGACAGTTGCGCTTTGACGCGGAGACTTGTGAGGCCTGTGAGCGCTGCGTGGATGTCTGTGTGCATTCCGCCAATCCTCGGGCCCGTCGCATGACTGTGGCGGATGTGGTGGAAATGGTGCGCCCGTATAAGCCGTACTTGGCCGGGGTTACCTTGAGTGGCGGCGAAGTCACCTGCCAGCCGCGATTTGCCCGCAAGTTGCTATTGGCACTGGAGGGGGAGCTGGCGCTTGCTGGGTTGTTGGACAGCAATGGCTTGGCGACTCGGGAAGTGTGGGACCAATTGTTGCCGGCGGCGGAAGGTGTGCTTTTGGATATTAAGGCGGTGGAGCCGGAATTGCATCGGCAACTGACCGGCACTGAGCTTGCGCCGGTGTTGGCGTCCCTGAAGTATATCCACGGCCAGGGCAAGCTGGTGGAAGTGCGGCATTTGCTAATTCCCGGCTTCACTGCCGGAGAAGAACATTTCCGGAAACTCTGCGCTCTGGTAAGGGAAATGACGCCCCAGCCGCCCCTGCGGCTTCTAGCATACAGTAATTTGCGTGCGGACAAGGAGATTCCTGCGTTAAGCCAGGAGGAACTGGCCAGTTGGCAGGAGCGAGCCCGGGAGGCAGGCATTGAACGGGTAATTTGA